The sequence AACGAAAGACTTGTATATGAAATCATCAAGAATGAACTTCTTGAAATTAAAGCTAAATATGGTGATCCGAGAAGAACAAAGATAATGCCGTCATCGGATGAAATAGATATTGAGGATATGATAGAAGATGAAGATGTAGTAATAACTCTTACCCATAATGGATATATAAAGAGAATTCCACAGGATACTTATAAGGCTCAAAAGAGAGGAGGAAGAGGGATTACCGGCATTACGACAAAAGAGGAGGACTTTGTTGAACATCTTTTTATTACTTCTACTCATGATACAATATTATTTTTTACTAATGAAGGAAGGGTATATTCTTTAAAGGCTTATGAAATTCCAGAAGGTAAAAGACAAGGCAAGGGTGCCGCAATTATTAACCTTTTGAATTTGAACGGAAAAGAAAAGGTTAATGCAATAATACCAATAAAGAAATATGAACCCTCAAGTTATTTAGTATTTATGACAAAGAAAGGAATAGTAAAAAGGACTAAATTTTATCAATTTGAAAATATAAGGAAAAACGGATTAATAGCTATAAACCTTAGAGACGGTGATGAGTTGATAAATGTAAGGAAGACTAAAGGAAATGATGAATTAATAGCCATTACTTCTGAAGGAATGTCGATTAGGTTTCCTGAATCTGATGTGAGGGAAATGGGAAGAAACTCCATGGGAGTGATAGGAGTCAGACTGTCAGAAAATGATCATGTTGTCTCTATGGATATGGTGGAAAATAACAAGTTTCTTTTAATTGTAAGTGAATTTGGATTTGGAAAGATAACACCTTTAAGTGAATATAGAACTCAATCAAGGGCAGGAAAGGGAATTAAGACATATAATATAAAGACTAAAACTGGAAAAGTTGTTTCAGCTAAAGTAGTAGATAAAAGTGATGAAATAATGATGATTTCTCTTTCGGGAATTATTATAAGATTGAATGTAAATGGAATATCGGAAATGGGAAGAAACACCCAGGGAGTAACATTAATGAAAATTGAGAATGAAGATAGAGTTGTAGCAGTAGCCAAATATGTAGAAGAATAATTATACTTTATATTATGATTTTTTTAAGATAAAATTAAACTACATTAATTCTAAAGAGGGAGGGATACTTTGTGGAATTAAACCTATATATCAAGTATGATGAAGGAAAAAAAATGTGGATTGTCAGTCCTGTAGGAGATGTGGATATTTATACATCTCCAAAATTAAAAGAGGTTTTAATTGATTCTTTTAATAAGCAGGAAGCAAATATACTGATAGATGGTGAAAAATTAGAGTATGTAGATAGTACTGGATTAGGAGTGTTAATAGGTATATTGAAAAGAGCGAGAGAAAAAGGATATGATGTTTATATCAAAAATATTAAGCCAAATATCAGAAAACTATTTGATATTACAGGATTGGACAAGGTATTTATAATTGAGGAGTGAAAAGTATGGATAAGGAAACGGTAGAACTTAGAGTTCCAAGTAAACCTGATTATGTCAGTGTTATAAGGTTAACAACCTCAGCAATAGCAAGTAATGCTGATTTAAATATAGATGATATAGATGATATAAAGGTGGCGATAGCAGAAGCATGTATAAATGCCTTAGATAAATCTGAAGAAATATATATTAAATATGAAATATTACAGGACAAATTAATTATATTTGTTAAAAATGTTTCAGAAAAAATTTCGGAGGATATTTCGGATAAGAAAGAAAGGGAACTTGGAATACTTATTATTAAATCTTTAATGGATGAAGTCGAGTTTACAGGAGATGGAGTAAAATTAATTAAAAATATAGAGGATGGTATTAAATGATTAATGATGGCTGCTGTGAACAAAAAAAACTTGAGAACTTGAAAGAAATAGATACAAAAACTTTATTTAATAAATTTAAACAAACTAAAGATTTGGAAATAAGAAATGAACTAATAGAAAGGCATCTTTATATTGCACAGATACTTTCAAAAAAATATGTTAACAGAGGAATAGAATATGATGATATTTATCAAGTAGCTTGTATTGGATTGATATATGCTATAGATAGGTATGACTTAGATAAAGGTTTTGAATTTTCAAGTTTTGCTACTCCGACAATTATTGGTGAAATAAAAAAATATTTCAGAGATAAGGGATGGGCTATTAGAGTTCCGAGAAGAATTCAAGAGCTTTCTAAAAAGATAAACAATTCCAAAGTTGTACTCAGCCAAAAACTCCAGAGATCCCCTACTGTAGAAGATATTGCAGATTATTTAAATATTAGTAAGGAAGAAGTATTGGAAGCCATGGAGGCAAGTAAGGTATATACCCCTCAATCTTTAGATATAACTTATGATTCCAATAGCGACGATAAAGATGTTAATTTATCCGAACTCATAGGAGAAGAAGATTTTTATTTTCGTAAGATTGAAAATAATGATTTTTTGATGAGAATTGTAGATAAGTTCAATAAAGTTGAAAAGAAGATATTTTTTGATAGGTATTTTAACAAAAAAACTCAAGTAGCAATAGCAGAAAGTCTTGGAATTTCCCAAATGACGGTATCAAGAGTAGAAAAAAAAATAATGGGAAAATTAAAGAAAGAGTTTCAAAAAACATTAGAATAAAAAACGAAAAAAAAGACTTGACACAGAAAAGAAAAGCTGTTATAGTATTAAGAGTTGACGGTAAGTCAACGCTGAACCAAGAAAATTAAACAGTGGGAATAAATTTGAGTAAAAAATAAGTTATAAAAAAGAAGTTAGTGTTTGATAAGAGCAAAGGCAAACTTTAAATTGAGAGTTTGATCCTGGCTCAGGACGAACGCTGGCGGCGTGCTTAACACATGCAAGTCGAGCGAGGGAATACTTAGGAAGCCTTCGGGAAGAATACGTATTCCTTAGCGGCGGACGGGTGAGTAACGCGTGAGGAATCTGCCTCGCACAAGGGGATAGCCTCGGGAAACCGGGATTAATACCCTATGATACTTACACTGCGCATGCAGAGTAAGTTAAAGAATATCGGTGTGAGATGACCTCGCGTCCCATTAGCTGGTTGGCAGGGTAAAAGCCTACCAAGGCGACGATGGGTAGCCGGCCTGAGAGGGTGAACGGCCACATTGGAACTGAGACACGGTCCAGACTCCTACGGGAGGCAGCAGTGGGGAATATTGCACAATGGAGGGAACTCTGATGCAGCAACGCCGCGTGAGCGAAGAAGGTTTTAGGATCGTAAAGCTCTGTCCTAGGGGAAGATAATGACGGTACCCGAGGAGGAAGCCCCGGCTAACTACGTGCCAGCAGCCGCGGTAATACGTAGGGGGCGAGCGTTGTCCGGAATTATTGGGCGTAAAGGGTGCGTAGGCGGCTGAACAAGTCAGATGTGAAAGGTTAAGGCTTAACTTTAATAAGCATATGAAACTGTTCAGCTTGAGTTAAGGAGAGGGGAGTGGAATTCCTAGTGTAGCGGTGAAATGCGTAGATATTAGGAGGAATACCAGTGGCGAAGGCGACTCTCTGGACTTAAACTGACGCTGAGGCACGAAAGCGTGGGGAGCAAACAGGATTAGATACCCTGGTAGTCCACGCCGTAAACGATGAGTGCTAGGTGTTGGGTGTCAAAGCTCAGTGCCGCAGCTAACGCAATAAGCACTCCGCCTGGGGAGTACGATGGCAACATTGAAACTCAAAGGAATTGACGGGGACCCGCACAAGCAGCGGAGCATGTGGTTTAATTCGATGCAACGCGAAGAACCTTACCAAGGCTTGACATCCCTCTGAAGTATATAGAGATATATACGGCTTTTAGGAGACAGAGGAGACAGGTGGTGCATGGTTGTCGTCAGCTCGTGTCGTGAGATGTTGGGTTAAGTCCCGCAACGAGCGCAACCCTTACTTTTAGTTACTAACAGGTAAAGCTGAGGACTCTAAAAGGACTGCCGGTGATAAATCGGAGGAAGGTGGGGATGACGTCAAATCATCATGCCCTTTATGTCTTGGGCTACACACGTGCTACAATGGTCGGTACAGAGGGAAGCGACGCCGCAAGGTGAAGCAAATCCCAAAAAGCCGATCCCAGTTCGGATTGCAGGCTGCAACCCGCCTGCATGAAGCTGGAGTTGCTAGTAATCGCAGATCAGCATGCTGCGGTGAATGCGTTCCCGGGTCTTGTACACACCGCCCGTCACACCATGGGAGTTGACAATACCCGAAGCCGGTAAGCGAACCCGAAAGGGGAGCAGCCGTCGAAGGTAGGGTTAATGACTGGGGTGAAGTCGTAACAAGGTAGCCGTATCGGAAGGTGCGGCTGGATCACCTCCTTTCTAAGGAGAATTTAATTCCCACTGTCTTAATTTATATATACACTTTAATTAGTGTAGAAGTTAGAACCTTGAGAACTGAAAAGTAAAGAAGAAGAAAAGAAGTAGGTCAAGCAAATAAGGGCATAGGGTGAATGCCTTGGCATCGGAAGCCGAAGAAGGACGGGGTAAGCGCCGAAATGCTTCGGGGAGTCGCAAACAGACTTAGATCCGGAGATATCCGAATGGGGGAACCCGCCTGAGCAAACCTCAGGCATCATGCACTGAATAAATAGGTGAATGAGGGGAGACTGGGGGAACTGAAACATCTAAGTACCCCAAGGAAGAGAAAGAAAAATCGATTTTCAGAGTAGCGGCGAGCGAAAAGGAAAGAGCCCAAACCGGAGGGTTAAACCTTCGGGGTTGAGGACACAACATAAGGAGAGAAGAAAAGCAGCCGAAGGGACTGGGAAGTTCCGCCAGAGAAGGTGAAAGCCCTGTAGGCGAAACAAAGAAACTCGACAGTTGTGAACCAGAGTACCACAGGACACGAGAAATCCGGTGGGAAGCAGGGAGGACCACCTCCCAAGGCTAAATACTAACCGATGACCGATAGAGGAATAGTACCGTGAGGGAAAGGCGAAAAGAACCCCGGGAGGGGAGTGAAAAAGAACCTGAAACCCTATGCCTACAAGCAGTAGGAGCACTATTAGAAAGTGTGACTGCGTACTTTTTGTAGAACGGGCCAGCGAGTTACGATATGCAGCAAGGTTAAGCAGTGAAGCTGCGGAGCCGTAGGGAAACCGAGTCTGAATAGGGCGAAAGTTGCATATAGTAGACCCGAAACCGGGTGAGCTACCCATGGTCAGAGTGAAAGGGAAGTAAAATTTCGTGGAGGCTCGAACCGATTAGTGTTTAAAAACTATCGGATGAACTGTGGGTAGGGGTGAAATGCCAAACGAACCCGGAGATAGCTGGTTCTCCTCGAAATAGCTTTAGGGCTAGCCTTATGGAAAGTGAGATGGAGGTAGAGCACTGAATGGTAAAGGGGCACAAAGTGTTACCAAAACCTATCAAACTGCGAATGCCATACTCATAGAAATAGGAGTCAGACTGCGGGAGATAAGTTTCGTAGTCAAAAGGGAAAGAGCCCAGATCACCAGCTAAGGTCCCAAAGTGCAGGTTAAGTGGCAAAGGATGTGAAGTTACGGAGACAACCAGGATGTTGGCTTAGAAGCAGCCATACATTTAAAGAGTGCGTAATAGCTCACTGGTCAAGTGACGTTGCGCCGAAGATT is a genomic window of Acidilutibacter cellobiosedens containing:
- a CDS encoding STAS domain-containing protein, producing the protein MELNLYIKYDEGKKMWIVSPVGDVDIYTSPKLKEVLIDSFNKQEANILIDGEKLEYVDSTGLGVLIGILKRAREKGYDVYIKNIKPNIRKLFDITGLDKVFIIEE
- a CDS encoding SigB/SigF/SigG family RNA polymerase sigma factor codes for the protein MINDGCCEQKKLENLKEIDTKTLFNKFKQTKDLEIRNELIERHLYIAQILSKKYVNRGIEYDDIYQVACIGLIYAIDRYDLDKGFEFSSFATPTIIGEIKKYFRDKGWAIRVPRRIQELSKKINNSKVVLSQKLQRSPTVEDIADYLNISKEEVLEAMEASKVYTPQSLDITYDSNSDDKDVNLSELIGEEDFYFRKIENNDFLMRIVDKFNKVEKKIFFDRYFNKKTQVAIAESLGISQMTVSRVEKKIMGKLKKEFQKTLE
- a CDS encoding ATP-binding protein, encoding MDKETVELRVPSKPDYVSVIRLTTSAIASNADLNIDDIDDIKVAIAEACINALDKSEEIYIKYEILQDKLIIFVKNVSEKISEDISDKKERELGILIIKSLMDEVEFTGDGVKLIKNIEDGIK